In a genomic window of uncultured Sphaerochaeta sp.:
- a CDS encoding DUF3276 family protein — translation MGQRGEVYSSRLVKNDRTYFFNVKENIYGDMFLNMVESKGTPESERFIRQSIIVYQEDLGEFLKELQKSLDFIKQNTKQQ, via the coding sequence GTGGGACAGCGTGGAGAAGTGTATTCATCAAGGCTTGTCAAGAATGACAGGACCTATTTCTTTAATGTAAAAGAGAACATCTATGGCGACATGTTTCTGAACATGGTCGAAAGCAAAGGTACTCCTGAATCAGAACGATTCATCAGACAATCCATCATTGTCTATCAGGAAGACCTTGGAGAATTTCTGAAAGAGTTGCAGAAATCCTTGGATTTCATCAAGCAGAATACCAAACAGCAATAA
- a CDS encoding ATP-dependent 6-phosphofructokinase — MSKLIGILTSGGDTPGLNSAIRAVGKTLLHEGGYTLIGFLDGYRGLMENRFVELNDSYLSGIITRGGTILGSSRDKPHKMPVGGKIMDMTDVIVQNYHDNHLSGLVCLGGGGTQKNSHRLASAGLNVMTLPKTIDNDVMHTDVSFGYDTAMMIATEAVDRLHSTAHSHHRIIILETMGHKVGWLALGSGLAGGADVILLPEIPYDEQVVADAILRRSREGKKFSIVVVAEGAISKRMAAIRQEEKDGEEKVEAMLKTRTGELAANLEKLTGRETRVTILGYLQRGGTPTPYDRLLSTALGSRCALEIMAENWGHMMAYQKNTIVPVPLKKVAGPVKYIPENHYLVECARHMGVCLGS; from the coding sequence ATGAGCAAACTGATTGGCATCCTTACCTCCGGTGGTGATACACCGGGTTTGAACTCAGCAATTCGTGCAGTGGGGAAAACACTGCTTCATGAGGGCGGCTACACCCTTATCGGCTTTCTGGATGGGTATCGCGGGCTGATGGAGAATCGCTTCGTCGAGCTCAATGACAGCTATCTCAGCGGCATCATCACCCGAGGCGGTACCATCCTGGGTTCCAGCCGTGACAAGCCGCACAAGATGCCGGTGGGTGGGAAGATCATGGATATGACCGATGTCATCGTGCAGAACTATCATGACAACCATCTCAGCGGTCTTGTCTGTCTTGGGGGAGGGGGAACCCAGAAAAACTCCCACCGACTGGCGAGTGCCGGGCTGAATGTGATGACCTTGCCCAAGACCATCGACAACGATGTGATGCACACTGATGTCTCTTTTGGTTATGACACCGCCATGATGATTGCAACCGAGGCTGTAGACCGTCTGCACAGCACCGCCCACAGTCATCACCGGATCATCATTCTGGAGACCATGGGGCATAAGGTGGGATGGCTGGCACTTGGCAGTGGTCTGGCCGGAGGTGCCGATGTCATCCTGCTTCCGGAAATCCCCTATGATGAGCAGGTGGTGGCTGATGCAATCTTGCGCAGAAGCCGTGAAGGAAAGAAGTTCAGCATTGTGGTGGTGGCCGAAGGTGCCATCTCAAAGCGGATGGCTGCGATCAGGCAGGAAGAGAAGGATGGCGAGGAAAAGGTTGAGGCAATGCTGAAGACACGTACCGGCGAGTTGGCTGCCAATCTGGAGAAGCTCACAGGACGGGAGACCAGGGTCACCATCCTGGGTTACTTGCAACGGGGTGGCACGCCCACTCCCTATGACAGGTTGCTGTCCACAGCGCTGGGAAGCCGGTGTGCGTTGGAGATCATGGCTGAGAACTGGGGCCATATGATGGCATACCAGAAAAACACCATTGTTCCGGTACCCTTGAAGAAAGTGGCAGGTCCTGTCAAATATATTCCGGAAAACCACTATCTTGTGGAGTGCGCCAGGCACATGGGTGTTTGCTTGGGTTCCTGA
- a CDS encoding ParA family protein, translating into MKVVSLYSPKGGVGKSTLSVQLAFLGAQKGYRTLLVDLDSLGSSSHCLHVKARKDHDASVLLEGGKQLLASIQPTDVPLLHVLPSSSDYFALSALMAGKKHPKHRLERSFSSLEDSYDLVVLDGSTALDVLAENLLNVSTLVIIPVIPTPLSVRALEQVLALMIAKGASQEKIHPCVSLIDRRKRIQVQVAESLHAMDGVFRTEIPSTADLEKVAQLQEPVFLFHPNGRGAKACRELFDEVLVLLDAEGERPSGEHETNEVNL; encoded by the coding sequence ATGAAGGTTGTTTCCCTGTACAGCCCCAAGGGTGGGGTAGGCAAGAGTACGTTGAGTGTGCAATTGGCTTTTCTGGGTGCCCAGAAGGGGTATCGCACGTTGCTTGTGGACCTTGATTCTCTTGGCTCGAGCTCCCACTGCCTGCATGTGAAAGCACGCAAGGATCATGATGCGAGTGTCCTGCTGGAAGGGGGGAAGCAACTGCTTGCATCCATCCAGCCTACCGATGTGCCGCTGTTGCATGTATTGCCTTCATCTTCGGATTATTTCGCCTTGTCTGCCTTGATGGCAGGGAAAAAGCATCCGAAACACCGGCTTGAGAGAAGCTTCTCCAGTCTTGAGGATTCCTATGACCTGGTGGTGCTGGACGGTTCGACTGCACTGGATGTGCTTGCCGAGAATCTGCTCAATGTATCAACACTGGTGATAATTCCGGTGATTCCCACGCCTCTTTCGGTGCGTGCGCTTGAGCAGGTGCTCGCACTGATGATTGCAAAGGGGGCTTCGCAAGAGAAGATACACCCCTGCGTGTCGCTCATTGACCGGAGAAAACGGATCCAGGTGCAGGTTGCTGAAAGCCTGCATGCCATGGACGGGGTGTTTCGGACGGAAATACCAAGTACGGCGGATTTGGAAAAGGTTGCACAGCTTCAGGAGCCGGTGTTTCTCTTCCACCCGAACGGTCGGGGTGCAAAAGCCTGCAGGGAGTTGTTTGATGAGGTGCTTGTGCTGTTGGATGCAGAGGGGGAAAGACCTTCTGGCGAACACGAGACGAACGAGGTGAACCTATGA
- a CDS encoding CHAD domain-containing protein, with protein MRSDAGITLLLRTGVDGLAWETAFEPFRFMWGETEPLYRGTLLQENRAIADVLFHPVEKRMELYPLEGQLQLCLDLLALPSFQALASNPVSTYATNQIRKMESLMPQLGHYEAMHDFRVALRKLRTILPHLLSSCSDSQQEKLSKRVKKIARLTGKIRDTEVQQQLLASYGVVVHSSGARQDMRKHTLYALLDSTVLADMQHAVDVSLYHCASLDPARMAAKRYGSLVKAVHAVRSARDIKAMHRVRKSVKALRYVRELAQIEQDPQLVALQDCLGSWHDMIMVQDQLQSQKKLSLDEKHSLVALQRDIDERLAEYRALTTPFWEERL; from the coding sequence ATGAGAAGTGATGCAGGTATTACCCTTCTTCTGCGCACTGGTGTGGATGGCCTGGCATGGGAGACTGCCTTCGAACCGTTCCGCTTTATGTGGGGTGAGACAGAACCCTTGTATCGAGGCACCCTGCTTCAGGAGAATAGGGCGATTGCCGATGTGCTGTTCCATCCCGTGGAGAAGCGCATGGAGCTATATCCGTTGGAAGGTCAGTTGCAACTCTGTTTGGATTTGCTTGCTCTCCCATCCTTCCAAGCGCTTGCAAGCAACCCTGTCTCCACGTACGCAACAAACCAGATACGGAAGATGGAATCACTCATGCCACAGCTTGGCCACTATGAGGCCATGCATGATTTCCGCGTTGCCTTGCGCAAGCTGCGCACCATACTGCCTCATCTGCTTTCCTCCTGTTCCGACTCCCAACAGGAAAAGCTTTCGAAGCGGGTGAAAAAGATTGCCCGCCTCACCGGCAAGATACGGGATACGGAGGTGCAACAGCAGCTTCTGGCCTCCTACGGGGTGGTTGTTCACTCCTCTGGGGCGCGCCAGGATATGAGGAAGCATACTCTGTACGCTTTGCTGGACAGCACGGTGCTTGCCGACATGCAACATGCTGTTGATGTCTCGCTCTACCATTGTGCCTCCCTCGATCCTGCAAGAATGGCGGCCAAACGGTACGGGTCCCTGGTAAAGGCTGTGCATGCAGTACGTTCTGCACGCGACATAAAGGCGATGCATCGGGTACGCAAGAGTGTCAAGGCTCTGCGGTATGTGAGGGAACTTGCCCAGATCGAGCAGGATCCCCAGCTTGTTGCCTTGCAGGATTGCTTGGGCTCCTGGCACGATATGATCATGGTGCAAGACCAACTGCAATCGCAAAAGAAGCTCAGCTTGGATGAGAAACATTCGCTGGTTGCCTTGCAGCGGGATATCGATGAGCGGCTTGCAGAGTATCGTGCGCTTACCACCCCCTTCTGGGAGGAGCGCTTATGA
- the ppk1 gene encoding polyphosphate kinase 1 has product MGASKAYVNRELRWLSFNERVLMASENESIPLMERLKFVGIFSSNLDEFYAVRVGSIHRALIDPEHHPLKGSGNLKTLLKEILHEVKRLNARTDAVTEHLFEELRKHRICMVDEQTLSDRQREFLDSFAAQKLRRNLFPILLDPNLAFPYLKHVTLYLAVHMYHSTQPSDFRYALVEVPNTMDRYVELPSRGGWHHIINLEDVIRLKLNEIFKALPYDRYDAYTIKITRDGEYDLTDEITRSLYEKLSTSIKQRSQGDPVRFVYDRDMPKHMLNYLMEKAQLKECRIIIAGGRYHNARDLLRFPKIEIPALYFEEQRPLKHHTLSDQFSLLDQIEKRDHLVTLPYHRYDTVIDLLREAALDRQVTSIKMTLYRVPENSSVINALRNAARNGKEVTLYLELQARFDEEINMQWTEILTRERHINLISGVEGMKVHSKLALITRTVGKKLKRVALVGTGNFNENTASQYSDHILLTANPKLTGEIDQLFLLLERGFADVKFKHLIVSPFHTRKRFISLIKAEMEQALAGKESGIVLKLNNLVDQQMIKHLVKAEASGVPITLMIRGICSLALHKDQKNLRGKALIDRYLEHTRVVKFHNGGKPLYFLGSADWMERNLDTRIEVMVPVYSKEIQEELEVFLTMHWEDTYSSFSLEQGSYNQRLQTGISGEKRAQQDLYRYYQSLLEVES; this is encoded by the coding sequence ATGGGAGCAAGCAAAGCATATGTGAATCGTGAATTGCGATGGCTGAGTTTCAACGAACGGGTGCTCATGGCCTCAGAGAATGAGTCGATTCCGCTGATGGAGAGGCTGAAGTTTGTGGGAATCTTCTCATCGAATCTGGACGAATTCTATGCTGTTCGTGTGGGGTCGATACACCGTGCCCTCATCGATCCGGAACATCATCCGCTGAAAGGAAGCGGGAACCTGAAGACACTGCTCAAGGAGATCTTGCATGAGGTGAAACGTCTGAATGCCCGGACCGACGCAGTTACAGAACATCTGTTTGAGGAGCTGCGCAAGCATCGCATCTGCATGGTTGACGAGCAGACGCTCTCCGATCGCCAGCGTGAGTTTCTTGACAGCTTTGCGGCACAGAAACTCAGGCGCAATCTCTTCCCCATCCTGCTCGATCCCAATCTTGCATTTCCCTACCTCAAGCATGTGACGCTCTACCTTGCCGTACACATGTACCACAGCACCCAGCCTTCCGATTTCCGGTATGCCTTGGTTGAAGTGCCCAACACCATGGATCGGTATGTCGAATTGCCTTCCCGCGGGGGCTGGCACCACATCATCAATCTTGAGGATGTCATCCGTCTCAAGCTCAATGAGATCTTCAAGGCGCTTCCGTATGATCGGTATGATGCCTACACCATCAAGATAACCCGTGACGGCGAATATGACCTGACCGATGAGATAACCCGAAGCCTCTATGAGAAGCTCTCCACCTCAATCAAGCAACGCAGCCAGGGGGACCCTGTCCGCTTTGTCTATGACCGTGACATGCCCAAGCACATGCTCAATTACCTCATGGAGAAAGCTCAGCTGAAGGAGTGCAGGATCATCATAGCAGGGGGAAGGTATCACAACGCGCGTGACTTGCTGCGCTTTCCGAAGATTGAGATTCCCGCTCTCTATTTTGAGGAACAGCGGCCTTTGAAGCACCACACACTGTCCGACCAGTTCAGTTTGCTCGACCAGATAGAGAAGCGGGACCATCTGGTCACCTTGCCCTACCACCGGTACGACACGGTGATAGACCTGCTGCGCGAGGCCGCCTTGGACAGGCAGGTCACCTCCATCAAAATGACCCTCTACCGGGTGCCGGAGAATTCAAGCGTGATCAACGCCCTGCGCAATGCAGCACGAAACGGCAAGGAAGTGACACTCTATCTTGAGCTTCAGGCACGCTTTGATGAGGAGATCAACATGCAGTGGACGGAAATCCTCACCCGTGAACGGCATATCAACCTCATCAGTGGGGTGGAGGGGATGAAGGTGCACAGCAAGCTCGCCCTCATCACCCGCACCGTCGGTAAGAAACTGAAACGTGTTGCACTGGTGGGGACAGGCAACTTCAACGAGAATACGGCCAGTCAGTACAGCGACCACATCCTGCTTACCGCCAACCCCAAGCTGACAGGTGAAATCGATCAGCTCTTCCTGCTTCTGGAGCGTGGGTTCGCCGATGTGAAGTTCAAGCACCTGATCGTCAGCCCGTTCCACACCCGCAAGCGGTTCATCTCCCTGATCAAGGCGGAGATGGAGCAAGCGCTTGCCGGCAAGGAGTCTGGGATTGTGCTCAAGCTCAACAATCTGGTTGACCAGCAGATGATCAAGCATCTGGTGAAGGCAGAGGCCAGTGGGGTTCCCATCACCCTGATGATCAGGGGAATCTGTTCGCTTGCCCTGCACAAGGACCAGAAGAATCTCAGGGGAAAGGCCCTCATTGACCGGTACCTTGAGCATACCCGTGTCGTGAAGTTCCACAATGGCGGCAAGCCGTTGTACTTCCTCGGTTCTGCCGACTGGATGGAACGGAATCTCGATACCCGCATCGAGGTGATGGTCCCTGTCTACAGCAAGGAAATCCAGGAGGAGCTTGAGGTATTTCTCACGATGCACTGGGAGGACACCTACTCTTCCTTCAGTCTGGAGCAAGGTTCCTACAACCAGCGGCTGCAGACAGGGATTTCAGGTGAGAAACGGGCCCAACAGGATCTGTATCGCTATTATCAGAGTTTGCTGGAGGTTGAATCATGA
- a CDS encoding aminopeptidase, whose protein sequence is MENLLRRYARLVISAQLKLMEGDTLSINTESSTIQFARLLAKEATLTTRQTVMIVEINHGKVVQAYPIDPAEKEIFRPPVRMVVMCHLIDLDSKPYLSDFDLNQAKDEVTVLSQFGMLSEPVFLDRRIAVPWANIPYPGYNWAAQLLGKHASDEEMWNLFSALYRLENDWASSFWEEQGMMLEYRKQRLNALGESKLVLEGDGWSLSADQAKQTLWAGGRAKLSNNRSFVPILPMQSIHASVDSASAEGSFIASRPFQVLGREVVGARFTIKDGKVVAFHADQGEDALAAFFAVDEGAKTVSEISIADNDTMESRYLGKSVHPHFAKELTTSVVLGGFSIDVLTTQMDDEDVDASKLCRSLVRLEIPVGDSHLSLKLTNANGDEQLVMYEGIYTETGGV, encoded by the coding sequence ATGGAAAACCTATTGAGACGGTATGCACGTCTTGTCATTTCTGCGCAACTCAAGCTGATGGAGGGAGACACGCTCTCCATCAATACCGAGTCGAGCACCATACAGTTCGCCCGCCTGCTGGCCAAGGAAGCAACGCTTACCACCCGGCAGACCGTCATGATCGTGGAGATCAACCATGGCAAGGTCGTTCAGGCCTATCCCATTGACCCGGCAGAGAAAGAAATCTTCCGTCCCCCGGTACGCATGGTGGTTATGTGCCACCTCATCGACCTGGACAGCAAGCCCTATCTCAGTGACTTCGATCTGAATCAGGCGAAGGATGAAGTTACCGTTCTCTCCCAGTTCGGCATGCTCAGTGAACCCGTGTTCCTGGACCGCCGCATAGCGGTACCCTGGGCCAACATCCCCTACCCCGGATACAACTGGGCAGCACAGCTTCTGGGAAAGCATGCAAGCGATGAGGAGATGTGGAACCTGTTCAGTGCCCTGTACCGCCTGGAGAACGACTGGGCTTCCTCATTCTGGGAAGAACAGGGAATGATGCTTGAGTATCGCAAGCAGCGGCTCAACGCACTGGGGGAAAGCAAGCTGGTCCTGGAGGGGGATGGTTGGTCACTGAGTGCCGACCAAGCGAAACAGACCCTCTGGGCGGGAGGGAGAGCCAAGCTGAGCAATAATCGAAGCTTCGTTCCCATCTTGCCGATGCAAAGCATTCATGCAAGCGTTGATTCTGCATCTGCAGAGGGAAGCTTCATCGCCTCCAGGCCCTTCCAGGTGCTCGGGCGCGAGGTGGTCGGCGCACGCTTCACCATCAAGGATGGCAAGGTTGTCGCCTTCCATGCTGATCAGGGCGAGGATGCACTCGCTGCCTTCTTTGCCGTCGATGAAGGGGCAAAAACAGTTTCGGAAATCTCCATCGCCGACAATGATACGATGGAGAGCAGGTACCTGGGCAAATCCGTACATCCCCACTTTGCCAAGGAACTTACCACATCGGTGGTCTTGGGCGGATTCTCCATTGATGTGCTGACCACTCAGATGGATGATGAGGATGTGGATGCCAGCAAGCTGTGCCGCTCCCTGGTACGCCTGGAAATCCCGGTGGGAGACAGCCATCTCTCGCTGAAGCTGACCAACGCCAATGGCGATGAGCAGCTGGTCATGTACGAGGGAATCTACACAGAAACAGGAGGCGTATGA
- a CDS encoding aminopeptidase has product MDELLMNRYADLVIRKGINLQKGKAVLILTGPGTYAFARQLAKSAYRHGASYVQVMLDDLDVLAERLQHQEADELSFNPAFLKALDYEMCSEGWSYIRIDSTEDRLDHGPFDNAKYQVLGTAKRKFSETRTKKLMRHELAWCVCCAPGPRWAKQVLGEQATEDDLMDVLKPILLLDQEDPLAAWEGKKQMLLKRQAYLNNLGIDSIHFKSSKTDLVLGLRSEARFIGGGETLPDGRPFFPNLPTEEIFTTPDRLRAEGYVTTTKPVSVLDNTTEEVRLTFKDGKVVDHTARVGKEAMDAFFSIDEGTRRLGEVALVDQSSPIAASNLVFNSILLDENASCHLALGEGYSTALTNGVSLTSQEAMHQAGCNTSLMHIDFMIGSDDMDIYVHTRDGNEIQIMKEGLFTF; this is encoded by the coding sequence ATGGATGAGCTCTTGATGAACCGCTATGCGGATCTGGTGATCAGAAAGGGGATCAACCTGCAGAAAGGAAAAGCCGTCCTGATCCTCACCGGACCGGGAACCTACGCGTTTGCCCGACAGCTGGCGAAATCGGCCTATCGCCACGGCGCAAGCTATGTGCAGGTCATGCTCGATGACCTGGATGTGTTGGCAGAACGGCTCCAGCACCAGGAGGCCGATGAGCTCTCCTTCAACCCTGCCTTCCTCAAAGCACTCGACTATGAGATGTGCAGCGAAGGCTGGTCCTACATCAGGATCGACAGCACCGAGGACAGGCTCGACCACGGTCCATTTGACAATGCGAAGTATCAGGTGCTGGGAACCGCAAAGAGAAAGTTCAGCGAGACCAGAACCAAGAAACTCATGCGCCATGAGCTTGCCTGGTGTGTCTGCTGTGCACCCGGCCCGCGCTGGGCGAAACAGGTGCTGGGCGAACAAGCCACCGAGGATGATCTCATGGATGTACTCAAGCCCATCCTCCTGCTCGACCAGGAAGATCCGCTTGCAGCATGGGAAGGGAAAAAGCAGATGCTGCTCAAGCGTCAGGCCTACCTGAACAACCTGGGCATCGACAGCATCCACTTCAAGAGCAGCAAGACCGATCTGGTATTGGGACTGAGAAGCGAAGCCAGGTTCATCGGAGGGGGAGAGACACTTCCCGACGGCAGACCGTTCTTCCCCAATCTTCCTACTGAGGAGATTTTCACCACTCCCGACAGACTGCGTGCAGAAGGATACGTCACCACCACCAAACCTGTCTCCGTACTCGACAACACCACCGAGGAGGTGAGGCTCACCTTCAAGGACGGAAAGGTGGTCGATCATACGGCTCGTGTGGGCAAGGAAGCGATGGATGCATTCTTTTCCATCGATGAGGGAACCAGAAGACTTGGGGAAGTGGCACTGGTGGACCAGAGCAGTCCCATTGCAGCCAGCAACCTGGTCTTCAACTCCATCCTGCTTGATGAGAATGCTTCCTGCCACCTCGCCTTGGGCGAAGGCTACAGCACCGCTCTCACCAACGGCGTTTCGCTCACCTCACAGGAAGCAATGCACCAAGCTGGGTGCAATACCAGCCTGATGCATATCGATTTCATGATCGGCTCCGATGACATGGACATATACGTCCATACCAGGGACGGAAACGAGATCCAGATCATGAAAGAGGGGTTGTTTACGTTCTAG
- a CDS encoding type III pantothenate kinase produces the protein MLLAVDIGNSNIVVAVHDGQKWVQSFRIYSDQKKTSDEYFVVLDSLLSHAQLFKHDINRAVISSVVPNLTRSIQKNIIRLFDVQPLMVDHAVETGLKKETIPQELGSDLLANAAQAHFMHPQGAVAVVDFGTALTVTTVDSDGTVLGAAIAPGLVTAVNALFGNTAQLPQVELKIPLSAIGRNSQESIRSGIMFGYAGMVKAIIERTELELGKEVFVIATGGLSRTIAPLIERINLISGMHTLDGLKLISDLN, from the coding sequence ATGCTGCTAGCTGTGGATATCGGAAACTCCAACATTGTCGTTGCCGTACATGATGGGCAGAAATGGGTGCAGTCATTCAGGATCTACAGCGACCAGAAGAAGACGAGCGACGAGTACTTTGTCGTATTGGACAGCTTGCTCAGTCATGCCCAGCTCTTCAAGCATGACATCAACCGGGCAGTCATCAGCAGCGTTGTGCCCAATCTCACCCGGTCGATCCAGAAAAATATCATCCGGCTCTTCGATGTCCAGCCTCTGATGGTTGATCATGCGGTGGAGACAGGATTGAAGAAAGAAACCATCCCTCAGGAATTGGGAAGCGACCTGCTGGCCAATGCTGCGCAGGCTCACTTCATGCATCCCCAGGGTGCGGTTGCTGTCGTGGATTTCGGAACCGCCCTGACCGTTACGACGGTTGATTCGGACGGGACGGTACTCGGAGCCGCCATTGCCCCCGGCCTTGTAACCGCGGTGAATGCGCTCTTCGGCAACACCGCCCAGCTTCCCCAGGTTGAGCTGAAGATTCCTCTCTCGGCCATCGGGCGGAACAGCCAGGAATCGATTCGGAGCGGCATCATGTTCGGGTACGCGGGGATGGTCAAGGCGATCATCGAGCGGACTGAGCTTGAGCTGGGCAAGGAAGTCTTTGTCATAGCCACCGGAGGACTCTCCCGGACCATTGCACCCCTTATCGAGAGGATCAATCTGATCTCAGGGATGCACACCCTTGATGGGCTCAAGCTCATCAGCGACCTCAACTAG
- a CDS encoding ATP-binding cassette domain-containing protein, with amino-acid sequence MITASNISLAYGTQVLFKEVNIKFTPGNCYGIIGANGAGKSTFLKILSGEIESDTGEIIISTGQRMAVLRQDHFAFNDYSVLETVVMGYEQLYAIMKERDTIYAKEDFTEADGIRAAELEGDFADMGGWEAEAQAAQMLSGLGISTDLQEKKMSEVEDNIKVRVLLAQALFGNPDILLLDEPTNHLDLESIHWLEDFLANFDNTVIVVSHDRHFLNTVCTHIADIDFGKIQLYVGNYDFWYLSSQLAAKQMKDDKKRREEKITELKEFIMRFSSNVAKAKQATSRKKLIDKLTIDDIKPSSRRFPYIAFKPNRECGKNILEVKGLTKTIEGEKILDNFDLVLNSGDKVAFVGPNHFAKTVLFEILAGNMEPDSGTYTWGVTTSLSYFPKNNSHMFAEHISITDWLRTYSEDKDDTYIRSFLGRMLFSGDEALKDCTVLSGGEKVRCVLSRMMLEGANCLILDEPTSHLDLEAITALNDGLIDFTGVLLFNSHDHQFVESIANRIIEFTPDGVIDRMMRFEDYFSDDSVKVLRDEKYRGSHQAIAL; translated from the coding sequence ATGATTACAGCGTCAAATATCAGCCTTGCCTATGGGACCCAGGTCCTGTTCAAGGAAGTCAACATAAAATTCACCCCGGGCAACTGCTACGGCATCATTGGTGCCAACGGTGCCGGCAAGTCCACCTTCCTGAAGATTCTCAGCGGGGAGATTGAATCGGACACCGGTGAGATCATCATCTCCACCGGCCAGAGAATGGCTGTCCTGCGCCAGGATCACTTTGCATTCAACGACTACAGCGTGCTGGAGACGGTTGTCATGGGCTATGAGCAACTCTATGCCATCATGAAGGAGCGCGACACCATCTACGCCAAGGAAGACTTTACCGAGGCGGATGGCATCAGGGCAGCAGAGCTTGAAGGCGACTTCGCCGACATGGGCGGCTGGGAAGCCGAGGCGCAGGCTGCACAGATGCTCAGCGGTCTTGGTATTTCCACCGACCTCCAAGAGAAGAAAATGTCCGAGGTTGAGGACAACATCAAGGTCCGCGTCTTGCTTGCCCAGGCTCTGTTCGGCAATCCTGACATCCTGCTTCTGGACGAACCTACCAACCACCTTGACCTGGAGTCCATCCACTGGCTTGAGGATTTCCTGGCCAATTTCGACAACACGGTGATCGTAGTCAGCCACGACCGTCACTTCCTCAATACCGTCTGCACCCACATTGCGGACATCGATTTCGGCAAGATCCAGCTCTATGTAGGCAACTACGACTTCTGGTATCTTTCCAGCCAGCTGGCCGCAAAGCAGATGAAGGACGACAAGAAGAGAAGGGAAGAGAAGATAACCGAACTGAAAGAGTTCATCATGCGCTTCTCCAGCAATGTGGCAAAGGCCAAGCAGGCAACCAGCCGCAAGAAACTCATCGACAAGCTCACCATTGATGACATCAAGCCCTCCAGCCGCCGGTTCCCGTACATCGCATTCAAACCCAACCGGGAGTGTGGAAAGAACATTCTTGAAGTGAAGGGGCTGACCAAGACGATTGAGGGCGAAAAGATCCTGGACAACTTTGATCTGGTGCTGAACAGCGGTGATAAGGTGGCCTTCGTCGGTCCCAATCACTTTGCAAAGACCGTTCTGTTCGAGATCCTTGCAGGCAACATGGAACCGGACAGCGGTACCTACACCTGGGGTGTCACCACCAGCCTTTCCTACTTCCCGAAGAACAACAGCCACATGTTTGCCGAGCATATCTCCATCACCGACTGGCTGCGCACCTACAGCGAGGACAAGGATGACACGTACATCCGCTCCTTCCTTGGACGCATGCTCTTCAGTGGTGATGAGGCCCTCAAGGATTGTACTGTCCTCAGTGGGGGAGAGAAGGTACGCTGCGTACTCTCGAGAATGATGCTTGAGGGGGCGAACTGCCTGATTCTTGATGAGCCTACCAGCCATCTCGACCTTGAGGCTATCACGGCCCTCAACGATGGGCTCATCGACTTCACCGGTGTGTTGCTCTTCAACAGCCATGACCACCAGTTTGTCGAATCCATTGCCAACCGCATCATTGAGTTCACTCCTGATGGTGTGATTGACAGGATGATGCGATTCGAGGACTATTTCAGTGATGATTCGGTCAAGGTCCTGCGTGATGAGAAGTATCGTGGATCGCATCAGGCGATAGCGCTCTAG
- a CDS encoding adenine phosphoribosyltransferase, translating to MDANYDLDSVIRKVPNFPKPGVLYYDITGILAVPEAFQYCIDRMAELCKGKPIDSIAAVEARGFVFAAPLAQKLGLPLVLVRKMGKLPNKTYTKSFELEYGCDVVCVQEVDVIPNSNVLLVDDLIATGGTLQAAASMFEEHGAKVVGFLGVIGLPFLDYGKVLAGYPVDVLQEYHGE from the coding sequence ATGGACGCAAACTATGATTTGGACAGTGTAATCAGGAAGGTTCCCAATTTTCCCAAGCCGGGAGTTCTCTACTATGACATCACCGGTATTCTTGCCGTTCCCGAGGCTTTCCAGTACTGCATCGACAGGATGGCAGAATTGTGCAAGGGAAAGCCGATCGACAGCATTGCAGCAGTGGAGGCCCGTGGGTTTGTTTTTGCGGCTCCGCTTGCCCAGAAGCTCGGGCTTCCCTTGGTGCTGGTGCGCAAGATGGGAAAGCTGCCCAACAAGACCTACACCAAGAGCTTCGAACTTGAGTATGGCTGTGATGTTGTCTGTGTCCAGGAAGTGGATGTGATACCGAACAGCAATGTGCTGTTGGTCGATGATCTCATTGCCACCGGTGGAACACTGCAGGCCGCCGCTTCCATGTTCGAGGAGCATGGAGCGAAGGTGGTTGGCTTCCTTGGTGTCATCGGGCTGCCGTTCCTTGACTATGGGAAGGTGCTTGCAGGCTATCCTGTGGATGTCCTGCAGGAGTACCACGGCGAATAG